The Paenibacillus sp. MBLB1832 genome has a window encoding:
- a CDS encoding chemotaxis protein CheW: MSEFQMEVYIGVFVDELSEQLLLLDKSLLELEENGSSPETIQTIFRIAHTLKGSSAAMGFDKLKEMMHKLENIFDQLRNGKLQVSTELMNVLFQSIDYVKHQRELFLKGTYEEQPAEHLIEVLDRISRGDGKPVESEVIKPVVSAMPDTELLTIRILIEPTSEMKAVRAMLVLRELQESGDVISTQPAITAESQDEELSGPLQFIVKSRLGANELQANINQVSQLAEVMVSPILHAPAVLSSPEEISSVAQEPAMKKAAPVSKPVLSAAKETAAPVSHTVRVDVHRLEHLINLVGELLIDNTRLVDVKKRLHDKFKGDGDVQLLEDITHHLGKIVSNMRDGMMKTRMIPIEQLFSRFPRLIRDLSQTANKEIALTIEGKETELDRTLIEEISDPLIHILRNAADHGLESPDEREAVGKPRKGQIFMKAAHEENSIVITVQDDGRGIDPERIRLKAVSKGFISEEESRHMTEKEIISLIFHSGMSTAEKVTELSGRGVGMDIVRTHIEKLNGIIDIETKIGIGTTITLKLPLTLAIIRSLLVRQQQRTIAVPLSNIIEIFRYNESDIQLLHGQEMYHVRGEILPLLRLNTLLSGSQGGDERGNKKSILMIGMAEKRVCLVVDQLIANQEIVIKSLDDIVGHIPYITGTTILGDGLVALILDVSAVIQMSSSGQVRFGTKERVLKGKNNAKKEMVTLYLDSQCYGFHLEHVQEIVAMPAITKVAGAESNVIGLMNIRDELIFVYDLRASMGLPPFPVSNYSRVLIVRNKEQSIGIAVDSLTQIVAVYDHELAQDIVHRKESFMSIQSIYKKDGRLIQVFDLDGILTQLQTNSLESGDMYENIPRTHRR; this comes from the coding sequence ATGAGTGAGTTTCAAATGGAAGTCTACATCGGCGTATTCGTGGATGAATTGAGCGAGCAACTGCTTCTTCTAGATAAGAGCTTATTGGAATTAGAGGAAAATGGCTCCTCGCCGGAGACGATTCAAACGATTTTCCGTATCGCTCATACACTCAAAGGCTCCTCTGCAGCAATGGGCTTTGATAAACTCAAAGAGATGATGCATAAGCTGGAAAATATTTTCGATCAATTGCGCAATGGGAAGCTGCAAGTGTCAACGGAATTGATGAATGTCCTGTTTCAAAGCATTGACTACGTCAAGCATCAGCGAGAGCTGTTCTTGAAAGGGACTTATGAGGAACAGCCTGCGGAGCACCTGATCGAAGTGCTGGATCGGATATCCCGGGGCGATGGGAAACCCGTCGAATCCGAAGTCATTAAGCCAGTTGTATCCGCGATGCCTGATACAGAATTGTTAACTATTCGTATTCTGATTGAGCCTACATCCGAAATGAAAGCTGTTCGTGCGATGCTCGTTCTACGCGAACTGCAAGAGTCGGGGGATGTCATTTCTACGCAGCCTGCCATTACAGCTGAGAGCCAAGACGAAGAATTGTCAGGACCGCTTCAGTTTATTGTGAAGTCTCGACTTGGTGCAAATGAACTGCAAGCGAACATCAATCAAGTCTCGCAACTAGCAGAAGTTATGGTGAGTCCGATCCTGCATGCCCCCGCTGTGTTAAGCAGCCCAGAGGAGATCAGTTCTGTCGCACAAGAGCCTGCCATGAAGAAGGCTGCTCCAGTCAGCAAGCCCGTACTATCAGCAGCGAAAGAGACTGCGGCACCGGTTTCGCATACGGTTCGGGTGGATGTTCATCGATTAGAGCATTTGATTAATTTGGTCGGCGAGCTGTTGATCGATAATACACGTCTCGTCGATGTGAAGAAACGGCTTCATGATAAATTCAAAGGTGACGGTGACGTCCAGCTGCTCGAAGATATTACCCATCATTTGGGCAAAATCGTCAGCAACATGCGCGATGGGATGATGAAAACGCGGATGATTCCCATCGAACAGTTGTTCAGCAGATTCCCTCGTCTCATTCGGGATTTATCGCAAACCGCTAATAAGGAAATCGCCCTAACGATCGAGGGCAAAGAAACGGAATTGGATCGTACCTTGATCGAGGAAATCAGCGATCCGCTCATTCACATTTTGCGTAATGCCGCTGACCATGGGTTAGAGAGTCCAGACGAGCGGGAAGCCGTAGGCAAGCCGCGCAAAGGGCAAATTTTCATGAAAGCCGCACATGAGGAGAATTCCATTGTCATCACAGTCCAAGATGACGGACGAGGGATTGATCCAGAACGGATCCGACTGAAAGCGGTAAGTAAAGGGTTTATTTCAGAAGAAGAATCTCGTCATATGACCGAGAAAGAAATCATTTCTCTCATTTTCCACTCAGGCATGTCAACAGCGGAGAAAGTCACAGAGCTATCTGGTCGTGGCGTTGGCATGGATATCGTTCGTACACACATCGAGAAACTGAATGGGATCATTGATATTGAGACGAAAATAGGAATCGGCACGACGATTACGCTCAAATTGCCGCTAACCTTAGCCATCATTCGGTCACTGCTGGTTCGTCAACAACAGCGCACGATTGCGGTGCCGCTCTCCAATATCATTGAAATTTTCCGATACAATGAATCGGATATTCAATTGCTGCACGGTCAAGAGATGTACCACGTACGTGGAGAAATTCTTCCGCTGCTGCGATTGAATACGCTATTGTCAGGCAGTCAAGGCGGGGATGAGAGAGGGAACAAGAAGTCCATCCTCATGATCGGCATGGCAGAGAAACGCGTCTGTCTTGTTGTGGATCAACTCATTGCAAACCAAGAAATCGTCATCAAATCGCTCGATGATATTGTGGGTCACATTCCTTACATCACGGGTACGACCATTCTAGGTGATGGGCTAGTCGCCCTGATTTTAGACGTGAGCGCTGTCATACAGATGTCTTCGTCAGGTCAGGTTCGTTTCGGCACCAAGGAGCGCGTACTCAAGGGCAAGAACAATGCCAAAAAAGAAATGGTTACACTCTACCTGGATTCCCAATGCTACGGTTTCCATCTGGAACATGTGCAGGAGATTGTCGCGATGCCAGCCATTACAAAAGTGGCGGGAGCGGAATCCAACGTGATCGGCCTCATGAACATCCGTGATGAGTTGATTTTTGTTTATGATTTGCGAGCTTCCATGGGACTTCCTCCATTCCCAGTTTCGAATTATTCGCGTGTGCTGATTGTCCGCAATAAGGAGCAATCCATTGGGATTGCTGTCGATTCTTTAACGCAAATTGTTGCCGTGTACGATCACGAGCTGGCTCAAGATATCGTTCATAGGAAAGAATCATTCATGAGCATCCAAAGCATTTATAAGAAGGATGGCCGACTTATCCAAGTGTTTGATCTGGATGGGATCCTCACGCAACTACAGACGAATTCCTTAGAATCAGGTGACATGTATGAGAACATTCCGCGTACTCATCGTCGATGA
- a CDS encoding chemotaxis protein CheW, protein MTTTKVTPLYVECLIQQEHYAFSISTIQEIIPMHEVTVLPGKKKNLRGVINLRGNIIPIYCLRSMLNIPSIANTKHTRIIIAQLAGKTLGLVVDCVSRVIGFSEVKPVTEQFGHKGNIFLHAIGELEGNFVGILDMQELFLQEVRGYE, encoded by the coding sequence ATGACGACAACGAAAGTCACACCTTTGTATGTGGAGTGTCTAATTCAACAAGAACATTATGCATTCTCGATCTCGACGATTCAAGAAATCATTCCTATGCATGAAGTTACGGTGCTTCCAGGAAAAAAGAAAAATTTGCGCGGTGTCATTAATTTGCGCGGCAATATTATTCCGATCTATTGTTTGAGATCGATGCTGAACATCCCGTCGATTGCAAATACGAAACATACACGCATCATCATTGCGCAACTCGCTGGCAAAACACTAGGGCTTGTCGTCGATTGTGTCAGCAGAGTCATCGGATTCTCCGAAGTAAAGCCAGTTACCGAACAATTCGGGCACAAAGGAAATATTTTTTTACACGCGATCGGTGAACTGGAAGGTAATTTTGTGGGGATTTTGGATATGCAAGAGCTATTCCTTCAGGAGGTAAGAGGGTATGAGTGA
- a CDS encoding methyl-accepting chemotaxis protein: MKATIKMKLLAGFILIIALTLVVGVVAMYSMNGIQKSAVNVQGNWLPSILKIDQIKSDFSEVRVGLHQIILENEPDKIASVQTTIAKSKDDALKELKTYEPFVNSPAERSIYDDLVKSMTAYMSQTEAITQLAAKNEDKAAYDVISQIRTYRIQTTDLFDKWIDYNTVGSKAEVDTAVSKNHSGTILIIVLTVLSIASGLFIALYLSSTMSNTVNSLLAVVIKASAGDLRDKAVTKSKDELGALADGFNSMLDNLRALISQTISSSQNVAAAAEEISATTEQIAKGSMHQAESTQTVNSLFKELSIAIDSVAQNAEAVADLSEKTRNGAKEGGNAVQASITSMGNVSKQMSLLEQDAHKIGQIIEVIDDIADQTNLLALNAAIEAARAGEQGRGFAVVAEEVRKLAERSGEATKQIATIIKGMQTNTELSVKAVAEAATLSEHTGVQFENIVRMVANTANQVSEIAAASEEQSAQSEEVLTFMQGIAAVSQESAAAAEETASSSQSLASLADELNQSVSNFKV, from the coding sequence ATGAAAGCAACAATTAAAATGAAGTTATTAGCTGGTTTTATTCTCATCATCGCACTGACGCTCGTCGTTGGTGTAGTAGCTATGTATAGCATGAATGGCATTCAGAAATCAGCTGTCAATGTGCAAGGAAATTGGCTTCCAAGTATTCTTAAAATCGATCAAATCAAAAGCGATTTCAGTGAAGTTAGAGTAGGACTTCACCAAATTATTCTAGAGAATGAACCTGATAAAATCGCATCTGTGCAAACGACAATTGCGAAAAGCAAAGATGACGCGCTGAAAGAATTAAAAACGTATGAGCCTTTTGTCAACTCCCCAGCCGAGAGGAGTATCTATGATGATCTTGTGAAATCCATGACAGCTTACATGAGTCAAACAGAAGCGATTACACAATTGGCAGCGAAAAATGAAGACAAAGCAGCCTACGATGTCATTTCACAAATTCGCACCTATCGCATCCAAACAACAGACCTCTTTGATAAATGGATTGATTACAATACAGTAGGTTCGAAAGCTGAAGTAGACACTGCCGTTTCCAAAAATCATTCGGGTACGATTCTAATTATTGTTTTAACCGTATTATCCATTGCCTCTGGCCTCTTTATTGCCCTGTATTTATCTTCCACAATGTCCAACACTGTAAATTCGCTACTTGCTGTCGTGATAAAGGCTTCTGCAGGTGATCTTCGCGATAAAGCTGTTACGAAATCGAAAGATGAGCTTGGCGCATTAGCAGACGGCTTCAATAGTATGTTGGACAATTTAAGAGCGCTTATTTCACAAACGATCTCCTCTTCTCAAAATGTAGCCGCAGCTGCAGAGGAAATTTCGGCAACGACGGAACAAATCGCTAAAGGCAGCATGCACCAAGCCGAGTCTACACAAACGGTGAATAGTCTATTTAAAGAGCTTTCCATTGCAATCGACTCCGTTGCTCAAAATGCAGAAGCTGTTGCGGACTTGTCTGAAAAAACGAGAAATGGCGCCAAAGAAGGCGGGAACGCGGTTCAAGCTTCCATCACGTCGATGGGAAATGTTTCGAAACAGATGTCTTTGTTAGAGCAGGATGCACACAAAATTGGCCAAATTATCGAAGTGATTGATGATATTGCGGATCAAACGAATCTACTAGCCTTGAATGCCGCGATTGAAGCGGCACGTGCAGGAGAACAAGGCAGAGGCTTTGCGGTTGTAGCGGAAGAGGTTCGTAAACTAGCAGAACGCAGCGGTGAAGCAACGAAACAAATTGCTACGATTATCAAAGGGATGCAAACCAATACAGAGCTTAGTGTCAAAGCGGTTGCTGAAGCGGCTACACTCTCCGAGCACACAGGTGTTCAGTTCGAGAATATAGTTCGCATGGTCGCCAACACAGCCAATCAAGTTTCTGAGATTGCTGCAGCCAGCGAGGAACAATCCGCGCAATCGGAGGAAGTACTTACTTTCATGCAAGGCATCGCAGCGGTGAGTCAAGAATCAGCTGCTGCCGCTGAAGAAACAGCAAGTTCATCCCAATCTTTGGCCTCATTAGCAGATGAATTGAATCAATCGGTTTCGAATTTCAAAGTGTAA
- a CDS encoding response regulator: MAKILIVDDAAFMRMMLKDILTKGGHEVIGEAENGLVAIQKYQELKPDIVTMDITMPEMEGVEAVREIRKKDANARIVMCSAMGQQGMVVQAIQAGAKDFIVKPFQGDRVLDAIRRAV; this comes from the coding sequence ATGGCTAAAATTTTAATCGTTGATGATGCCGCATTTATGCGCATGATGTTGAAGGATATTTTGACCAAAGGCGGCCATGAAGTGATTGGAGAAGCGGAGAATGGACTTGTCGCTATCCAGAAGTATCAAGAGTTAAAGCCAGATATTGTAACCATGGACATCACGATGCCCGAGATGGAAGGCGTGGAAGCCGTTAGGGAAATTCGGAAGAAGGACGCCAATGCCAGAATCGTCATGTGCTCCGCGATGGGGCAGCAAGGGATGGTCGTCCAGGCGATCCAGGCTGGAGCCAAAGATTTCATCGTAAAGCCATTCCAAGGCGATCGTGTGCTGGACGCAATTCGCAGAGCTGTGTAA
- a CDS encoding chemotaxis protein CheX — translation MVENMQNLLLDSVRTSIGNIIPRPLSQAKVCTDNEPLIKDEIGVAIQFTNSDYCMVLDGQRVVFSRISEAVFGMYMEGEMLDSCVSEIANIIAGGTTTILGEQGISLDITTPSLLEDNFDWKDQGNKLTLPISIDAVGEIRVVLMEGNS, via the coding sequence ATGGTAGAAAATATGCAAAACCTGTTGCTGGACAGTGTGAGGACTTCAATCGGTAACATCATTCCAAGACCGTTAAGTCAAGCCAAAGTATGTACGGACAATGAACCGCTCATTAAGGATGAGATTGGCGTCGCGATTCAATTTACGAACAGTGATTACTGCATGGTTTTAGATGGACAGCGTGTCGTATTTAGTCGAATTAGTGAAGCGGTTTTCGGCATGTACATGGAAGGCGAGATGCTTGACAGCTGTGTGAGCGAAATTGCGAACATTATTGCAGGCGGAACGACGACGATTCTTGGTGAGCAAGGGATCTCGCTAGATATTACGACCCCATCGCTGTTGGAAGATAATTTTGATTGGAAAGATCAAGGCAATAAGCTGACACTGCCGATCTCCATTGACGCTGTCGGTGAGATTCGGGTGGTTCTAATGGAAGGCAATTCGTAA
- a CDS encoding MerR family transcriptional regulator gives MKRTYKLNQIASKIRKPQATLTEWSTQYSDFLPTVTVGRTVMYTEEAIEIFRIIAKMREMNKPLKWIREHLHDLSQAQKLQIAAHTNVSEETEEATQEVNENVDLASPVFTSQSDSELLHKDEPVPLQFNNETIELLQILQVLTQKMEANRAPRLPKDPANDLNQLVGIASLSSSSRFAPVVDTTPTQIAQLTTDITELRDLMHVLTNKMIEVSDNTMQKETKQNETITALTETCNEQFQGISEEFTELRNVIKLFTHRVAELIELNDRSELTASIEQLQEQMMYVATDKKELQDELRSILPQVEQWLEQALKREISTSAQQLELNFQNKLEAFAQPMDTKLHSYDAIIEGLRNELLAQVQTASDELENSFQNKLIELSAPIDARFEALGVTFHELSSELCSGLRNELLLQTQKVSEDLEQSFQTQLTATAEAITEPMNAWLETLGATIDERNNELRSELSSELRNEFLLQTEPINERVQTLSVSMNELNSELRNELLIQLQNDSNELQKSFQTQLAATAEAITAPIDARFETLGVTIEEVNNELCNEFRNELLIQTQNVSSELELSFQTQLIAAVEAISVPINARFEAICSEVDALRALAQTTDQLGVRCDTVANEIADLRKDHNALSQQVTDQLEQLVSTRITAYEETITRRCDMLTMQIASQQRLLDKIAKFLGN, from the coding sequence ATGAAAAGGACATATAAGCTCAACCAGATCGCCAGCAAAATCAGAAAACCACAAGCAACCTTAACGGAGTGGTCTACGCAGTATAGTGATTTTCTTCCAACTGTCACAGTGGGAAGAACGGTGATGTACACAGAAGAAGCCATCGAGATTTTCCGAATTATTGCGAAAATGAGAGAAATGAATAAACCGCTGAAATGGATACGGGAGCATTTACATGACCTATCCCAAGCTCAGAAATTGCAAATTGCCGCGCACACAAATGTAAGCGAAGAAACGGAGGAGGCAACCCAGGAGGTAAATGAAAACGTAGATCTCGCGTCGCCAGTATTCACTAGCCAATCTGACTCCGAATTGCTGCATAAAGACGAACCCGTTCCCCTCCAATTCAACAATGAAACGATTGAACTGCTTCAAATCTTACAAGTGCTCACGCAAAAAATGGAAGCGAACCGCGCCCCACGATTGCCAAAAGACCCGGCGAATGACTTGAATCAGTTGGTTGGTATCGCGTCCCTTTCGAGCAGCAGTCGATTTGCGCCTGTTGTGGATACCACCCCTACACAGATTGCACAGCTAACGACGGACATCACAGAGCTTAGAGATTTGATGCATGTGCTTACAAATAAAATGATCGAAGTTTCCGACAATACGATGCAGAAGGAAACAAAGCAGAATGAAACGATCACAGCCCTGACCGAGACATGCAATGAGCAATTTCAAGGGATATCGGAGGAATTCACCGAGCTGCGCAACGTGATTAAGCTTTTCACGCATCGCGTCGCTGAATTGATCGAGCTCAATGATCGAAGCGAACTAACCGCCTCGATCGAACAACTGCAGGAGCAAATGATGTACGTTGCCACGGATAAGAAAGAGCTCCAAGATGAGCTGCGCAGCATACTACCTCAAGTTGAACAATGGCTGGAGCAAGCGTTGAAAAGGGAAATTTCTACATCAGCCCAACAGTTGGAGTTAAATTTTCAAAATAAGCTTGAAGCTTTTGCACAGCCCATGGACACGAAACTTCATTCGTACGATGCCATCATCGAGGGATTGCGCAATGAGCTGCTCGCTCAAGTTCAAACTGCCAGTGATGAGCTTGAGAATTCCTTCCAAAATAAGCTAATTGAACTATCCGCACCGATCGATGCCCGTTTCGAAGCGTTAGGCGTCACCTTCCACGAATTGAGCAGCGAGCTGTGCAGTGGACTGCGAAATGAACTGCTGCTCCAAACGCAAAAAGTCAGCGAAGACCTGGAGCAATCTTTTCAAACTCAATTAACGGCCACTGCGGAGGCCATTACGGAACCGATGAATGCCTGGTTAGAAACTTTAGGAGCCACCATCGACGAACGAAATAACGAACTGCGTAGTGAGTTGAGCTCCGAACTGCGCAATGAATTCCTGCTCCAAACAGAACCGATCAATGAGCGAGTCCAAACATTAAGCGTCTCCATGAACGAACTCAACAGTGAACTGCGCAATGAGCTGCTCATTCAACTTCAAAATGACAGTAACGAACTTCAGAAATCGTTCCAAACTCAACTAGCGGCCACCGCAGAGGCGATAACAGCACCCATCGATGCGCGATTTGAAACACTAGGCGTAACCATCGAAGAGGTAAACAATGAGCTGTGCAATGAGTTTCGCAATGAACTTCTCATCCAAACGCAAAATGTCAGCAGTGAGCTGGAGCTCTCTTTTCAAACGCAATTAATAGCCGCCGTAGAGGCGATATCCGTACCGATCAATGCCCGATTCGAAGCGATCTGCTCCGAAGTCGATGCTCTGAGAGCTTTAGCACAAACGACAGATCAACTAGGTGTCCGTTGCGATACTGTAGCAAATGAAATCGCCGACTTACGCAAAGATCATAACGCGCTTTCGCAACAGGTAACAGATCAGTTGGAGCAACTTGTCTCCACTCGGATTACTGCCTATGAGGAAACAATTACGCGACGTTGCGACATGTTGACCATGCAAATTGCTTCACAGCAACGATTGCTCGATAAAATCGCGAAGTTTTTGGGTAACTAG
- a CDS encoding spore coat protein — protein sequence MSLELAMPQTGELPQVKGPELNDRDYINDILTNEKYLSSGYNIGLIEMQNPKLHETVQSILSDTHNTQFQLFDLMFQKGWYKMKVADQQEIQQVKTQFTNYQTQFPTFH from the coding sequence ATGAGTCTTGAGTTGGCAATGCCCCAGACCGGGGAGCTTCCCCAGGTGAAAGGGCCGGAGCTGAACGATCGTGATTATATCAATGACATTTTAACGAATGAGAAGTATTTGTCTTCAGGTTACAACATCGGTTTGATTGAAATGCAGAACCCAAAGCTGCACGAAACGGTGCAGAGTATCTTGAGCGATACGCATAATACGCAATTCCAGCTGTTTGACCTCATGTTTCAGAAGGGCTGGTATAAGATGAAGGTTGCGGATCAGCAAGAAATTCAGCAGGTGAAAACACAATTCACCAACTATCAGACCCAATTCCCGACCTTTCACTAA
- a CDS encoding AraC family transcriptional regulator, producing the protein MIESGRTTMDIGAIESVTAGSIVYPPGGRFGPRIQRDIQLVMLYSGQMDVTIGDRTIHVKPGHLIMLMPGHEEYFTFSKTEDSWHRWIAVHVPGLEGEVLEQLSAMPECLPLSENMNRLLDLMLRIQQDTSSSDPLMISLGLAALQLYPTESKLTILQQEKHPAVYAAIAWITVHYAEDITLTEWAEVVGVSAEHLVRLFRQHEHTTPIQYLWHYRVKQAVGLLTNTGLSITEIAQRCGFKTSHHFARLVKKTTGHTASELRQLSWSGLRDR; encoded by the coding sequence ATGATAGAATCGGGTAGAACGACCATGGATATAGGGGCGATAGAATCTGTTACTGCAGGATCCATTGTGTATCCACCAGGAGGTCGATTTGGTCCGCGTATTCAGCGGGATATTCAGCTAGTCATGCTCTATTCAGGTCAGATGGATGTTACCATCGGTGATCGAACGATTCATGTTAAACCTGGACATCTCATTATGTTAATGCCTGGGCACGAGGAGTATTTTACTTTTTCGAAAACGGAGGATTCTTGGCATCGATGGATTGCTGTTCACGTACCTGGTTTGGAGGGAGAAGTCCTTGAACAGCTTTCCGCTATGCCAGAGTGTCTTCCATTGTCGGAGAACATGAATCGACTGTTGGATTTGATGCTGAGGATTCAGCAGGATACATCGAGCTCGGACCCGTTGATGATCAGTTTAGGACTTGCCGCTTTGCAGCTGTATCCGACAGAATCCAAACTGACGATTCTGCAACAAGAGAAGCATCCGGCAGTTTATGCGGCAATTGCTTGGATAACTGTGCATTACGCGGAAGATATTACACTGACGGAATGGGCGGAAGTTGTGGGCGTTTCAGCGGAGCACCTTGTTCGCTTGTTCAGACAACATGAACATACCACGCCAATTCAGTACTTATGGCATTATCGCGTGAAACAGGCCGTCGGGCTGCTGACGAATACGGGGCTTAGCATTACCGAGATCGCGCAACGCTGCGGATTCAAGACGTCTCATCACTTCGCACGTTTAGTCAAAAAGACGACGGGACATACGGCGTCGGAGCTTAGGCAGCTGTCGTGGAGCGGGCTTAGGGACAGATGA
- a CDS encoding phytanoyl-CoA dioxygenase family protein — protein sequence MNTTFTPPLTPLTHEQIEFFKENGYFLFKKGMSDDIIDAFNGHIYDIRHQDNVPDWAACEESQKFSRRLFNPHKHDSFSRQLMKNKIVRGALAQLMGKEAVCVQSMYFYKEPGSPGQASHQDYYYIKNDPMTMIAAWTAMEEVVDVENGCLWVMPGTHKLGLLPHGAVKNLEEHESWTEETEGIDTSKQIPVIMEKGDILFFSELLIHSSTKNRSKDRWRRSYVCHYIREDSNILFREDLRTKYPLY from the coding sequence ATGAACACGACGTTTACACCGCCATTAACGCCACTGACGCATGAGCAAATCGAATTTTTCAAAGAAAATGGCTACTTTCTATTCAAAAAAGGAATGAGCGACGATATCATAGATGCGTTTAACGGACACATTTATGATATCCGCCATCAAGACAACGTGCCAGATTGGGCAGCTTGCGAAGAAAGCCAAAAGTTCTCTCGCCGTCTCTTCAATCCGCATAAGCATGACAGCTTTTCACGCCAATTAATGAAGAACAAAATCGTTCGCGGTGCGTTGGCCCAGCTTATGGGCAAAGAAGCGGTATGTGTGCAAAGCATGTACTTCTATAAAGAACCCGGATCGCCAGGTCAAGCGTCACACCAGGACTACTATTACATCAAGAATGACCCTATGACGATGATTGCCGCATGGACAGCGATGGAAGAAGTGGTCGACGTTGAGAACGGCTGCCTATGGGTTATGCCAGGCACGCACAAATTAGGGCTGCTACCGCATGGTGCTGTCAAAAATCTCGAAGAACACGAGAGTTGGACTGAAGAAACTGAGGGTATTGATACAAGCAAACAAATTCCTGTTATCATGGAAAAAGGCGACATCTTATTTTTCAGTGAGTTGCTCATTCACTCCTCAACGAAAAACCGCAGCAAGGATCGCTGGCGTCGCTCCTACGTGTGTCACTACATTCGGGAGGATTCCAACATCCTGTTCCGTGAAGATCTGCGTACGAAGTATCCGTTGTACTAG
- a CDS encoding helix-turn-helix domain-containing protein: MRDVEEKARCFHYLHGIDILGADHDGKLLFACIHPERQQLYANAPSLLKEMMGEMARVNHPFFTFWTPDSCLYHALSIGMETEKLTLLLGPIGLTSTESNYDKRILSKNRKELEYLGRLFYWLFVKEESEIPRSLTYNISHTPSLHISPEVSLVNLYYEQEPLHITLEEYDRIKEKMQTGDVSIVQSHLDALSSFQEGFNRFELASGDILRSAKNHFISTCAIVCQIAVQSGVENEYARTMAYKFVVRAENLGTRAEIVLLMKEMILKFTAAIKQFANPQYSSLVREIIQYMHVHFFEKITLNEVADKFGKHPSYISNKINLETGQSFSDNLNEIRITESKRLLTASQKSINEIAVAVGFDYQNHFSKVFKKITGITPSEYRNKQRMNVADPLS, encoded by the coding sequence ATGAGGGACGTTGAGGAGAAAGCAAGATGCTTTCATTATTTGCATGGGATTGATATCCTTGGAGCAGATCACGATGGAAAGCTTCTGTTTGCCTGTATCCACCCAGAGAGGCAACAATTGTACGCCAATGCACCATCACTATTAAAAGAGATGATGGGGGAAATGGCCCGCGTTAATCATCCGTTCTTTACATTTTGGACGCCAGACTCCTGTTTGTATCATGCCCTTTCGATTGGTATGGAGACTGAGAAGCTTACCCTCTTACTAGGACCCATTGGACTTACGTCTACTGAAAGCAATTACGATAAGCGGATCCTTTCCAAGAATAGAAAAGAACTTGAATATCTAGGCCGTTTATTTTATTGGCTTTTCGTAAAAGAAGAAAGTGAAATACCTCGTTCCCTTACATACAACATCTCGCATACGCCTTCTCTTCACATCAGTCCTGAGGTTTCACTTGTCAATCTCTATTACGAACAAGAACCCTTGCACATAACGCTTGAAGAATACGATCGAATAAAAGAAAAAATGCAGACCGGGGACGTCTCCATCGTTCAAAGCCATTTGGACGCCTTGTCCAGCTTCCAAGAGGGCTTCAACCGATTCGAGCTTGCAAGCGGGGACATACTTCGTTCTGCCAAAAATCACTTCATTTCCACATGCGCGATCGTTTGCCAAATTGCCGTGCAAAGCGGCGTAGAAAATGAATATGCAAGAACAATGGCTTACAAATTTGTCGTACGAGCAGAGAACCTTGGTACAAGAGCAGAGATTGTACTGCTCATGAAAGAGATGATTCTAAAATTCACTGCGGCCATCAAACAGTTTGCCAATCCGCAATATTCATCCTTGGTGAGAGAGATCATCCAATACATGCATGTACACTTTTTTGAAAAAATAACGTTGAACGAAGTGGCAGATAAATTCGGCAAGCATCCTTCTTATATATCGAATAAAATTAATCTCGAAACAGGACAGTCCTTTAGCGATAATTTAAATGAGATTCGTATAACTGAGAGTAAACGACTTCTGACAGCTTCTCAAAAGTCGATCAATGAAATTGCCGTCGCCGTCGGCTTTGACTACCAGAACCATTTCTCAAAGGTATTTAAGAAGATAACGGGTATCACGCCCTCCGAATATCGAAATAAACAGCGGATGAATGTCGCTGATCCCCTCAGCTAA